One stretch of Oncorhynchus gorbuscha isolate QuinsamMale2020 ecotype Even-year linkage group LG21, OgorEven_v1.0, whole genome shotgun sequence DNA includes these proteins:
- the LOC124008699 gene encoding adhesion G-protein coupled receptor G7-like isoform X2, translating into MKELWVMVVFATGNFCNSIIKGGFSFPRTPVGWFAYSNVFCDKKTTGLPKASARCLNDTGSPMFGPLHILQCEITLSDIQGNISSSSGDLLQLAFSTQILTYQKHQLSADNITTAAQIANTLLQSAKITEDIAVAAITTISQLLNASEESTQERDAVQSLTETLEIFSLDQHNNVSLVVQPNLAVQSVQVPSDSVGIQFTALTGSSGNFVAKRIHLNINTSELIADKGGSTDVQIVIKFPPVLRSKNTNYSIGFVLYQNDQFFRSKAFRASSGTSRRVISANLGQVSGLHVEMLFKPTAVPNTSLHDFACVSWNYTLKDWSTFGCSKVNHSEDGLRCFCNHTTNFAVLMSFRRDFKYAEALNWITILGCSMSIIGLSLTITFQMVTRKSRKTNPTVLLVSVCVCLLIFTLLFMLGVDNLHKQLDKPEILEDNVLPPSDTHTEQDRGPCTAVAVLLQYFLLGTFTWNTLFATHIFLMIRNSLATSPSHFTAYTMAIGWGLPAVVVALTLGISYRVDDPLGYRQEEFCWLAALDPKGNFDFKLPMFWGFLIPVAFMLMFNTVMLVYFAVTTCKTNPHLTSTRHTSMKKKFLSSFSLAVVLGLSWILGYLLLIPQNQTMYTILNISFCVLTTTQGLQIFILFTARTAIFKKKMSSALKSVSSAGIPLHTRKFSLWRGEHSDKVESYTQQGTDLSFPPWSTQTSS; encoded by the exons ATGAAGGAGCTATGGGTTATGGTTGTCTTTGCTACAG GGAATTTCTGCAATTCAATCATCAAGGGTGGATTCTCCTTCCCAAGAACACCGGTTGGCTGGTTTGCTTATTCAAACGTGTTTTGTGATAAGAAGACAA CTGGTTTACCAAAAGCCTCAGCAAGATGTTTGAATGACACCGGCTCTCCAATGTTTGGTCCTCTTCACATTCTGCAGTGTGAAATAACCCTCAGTGACATTCAAGGAAAT ATCTCTAGCAGTTCAGGTGATTTACTACAGTTAGCCTTCAGTACTCAGATCCTGACCTACCAAAAACATCAGTTGTCAGCTGACAACATCACCACAGCAGCTCAGATTGCTAACACACTGCTTCAGTCTGCAAAAATCACAGAG GACATCGCAGTGGCAGCTATAACTACCATCAGTCAGCTGCTGAATGCCAGTGAGGAGAGTACACAGGAGAGAGACGCTGTCCAgag CCTCACAGAGACCCTGGAGATTTTCTCCCTGGACCAGCACAATAATGTGTCCTTGGTGGTTCAGCCCAACCTGGCAGTCCAGTCTGTCCAAGTACCAAGTGACTCAGTAGGGATCCAGTTTACTGCTCTGACTG GAAGTTCTGGCAATTTTGTGGCCAAAAGAATTCATCTCAACATCAATACCTCTGAACTGATAGCTGACAAAGGAGGTTCTACCGATGTCCAGATTGTTATCAAATTCCCTCCAG ttTTACGTAGTAAAAACACAAACTACTCCATTGGTTTTGTGCTCTACCAAAACGACCAGTTCTTCAGGTCCAAGGCTTTCAGAGCTTCTTCAGGCACCAGCAGAAGGGTCATCTCTGCTAACCTGGGACAAGTGTCTGGGTTACATGTTGAGATGCTCTTCAAGCCCACA GCTGTTCCCAACACCTCCCTCCATGACTTTGCCTGTGTGTCATGGAACTACACGTTGAAAGACTGGAGCACCTTTGGCTGCTCCAAAGTCAACCACTCAGAAGACGGCCTGCGTTGTTTCTGTAATCACACCACTAACTTTGCTGTGCTGATG TCGTTCAGGAGGGATTTTAAATACGCTGAAGCGCTAAACTGGATCACCATATTGGGATGCTCCATGTCCATCATAGGGTTGAGTTTAACAATAACATTCCAGATGGTCACCAG GAAATCACGCAAAACCAACCCAACAGTCCTCTTAGTGAGCGTCTGCGTGTGTCTCCTGAtcttcaccctcctcttcatGTTGGGAGTGGACAACCTTCATAAACAGCTGGACAAACCTGAAATACTCGAGGACAACGTTCTCCCCCCGTCCGACACACACACGGAGCAGGACAGAGGGCCCTGTACTGCAGTGGCAGTCCTGCTGCAGTACTTCCTGTTGGGGACGTTCACCTGGAACACGCTGTTCGCCACACATATCTTCCTGATGATCAGAAACAGCCTGGCCACCAGCCCATCACACTTCACAGCCTATACCATGGCCATCGGATGGG GACTGCCTGCAGTTGTGGTGGCCCTCACCTTAGGAATTAGTTACAGAGTGGATGATCCACTGGGTTACAGGCAGGAGGAATT TTGCTGGCTTGCTGCCCTCGATCCAAAGGGGAACTTTGACTTCAAGCTGCCAATGTTTTGGGGGTTCCTGATACCTGTGGCGTTCATGCTTATGTTCAACACAGTGATGTTGGTATATTTTGCAGTTACAACGTGCAAGACCAACCCACATTTAACTAG TACAAGACACACATCGATGAAGAAGAAGTTCCTCAGTAGCTTCTCTCTGGCTGTGGTGCTCGGTCTCTCCTGGATCCTGGGCTATCTGTTGCTCATTCCACAGAACCAGACCATGTACACCATACTCAACATCTCCTTCTGTGTTCTCACCACCACTCAG GGCTTGCAGATTTTCATTTTGTTCACAGCGAGAACAGCAATTTTCAAGAAAAAGATGTCAAGTGCTTTGAAATCTGTCTCAAGCGCTGGGATCCCTCTTCACACTAGGAAGTTCAGTCTATGGCGAGGCGAGCACAGTGATAAAGTAGAATCATACACACAGCAGGGCACTGATCTGTCATTTCCACCTTGGTCCACACAGACATCTAGCTGA
- the LOC124008699 gene encoding adhesion G-protein coupled receptor G7-like isoform X1, which yields MYISCLHVEIYFNSIGNFCNSIIKGGFSFPRTPVGWFAYSNVFCDKKTTGLPKASARCLNDTGSPMFGPLHILQCEITLSDIQGNISSSSGDLLQLAFSTQILTYQKHQLSADNITTAAQIANTLLQSAKITEDIAVAAITTISQLLNASEESTQERDAVQSLTETLEIFSLDQHNNVSLVVQPNLAVQSVQVPSDSVGIQFTALTGSSGNFVAKRIHLNINTSELIADKGGSTDVQIVIKFPPVLRSKNTNYSIGFVLYQNDQFFRSKAFRASSGTSRRVISANLGQVSGLHVEMLFKPTAVPNTSLHDFACVSWNYTLKDWSTFGCSKVNHSEDGLRCFCNHTTNFAVLMSFRRDFKYAEALNWITILGCSMSIIGLSLTITFQMVTRKSRKTNPTVLLVSVCVCLLIFTLLFMLGVDNLHKQLDKPEILEDNVLPPSDTHTEQDRGPCTAVAVLLQYFLLGTFTWNTLFATHIFLMIRNSLATSPSHFTAYTMAIGWGLPAVVVALTLGISYRVDDPLGYRQEEFCWLAALDPKGNFDFKLPMFWGFLIPVAFMLMFNTVMLVYFAVTTCKTNPHLTSTRHTSMKKKFLSSFSLAVVLGLSWILGYLLLIPQNQTMYTILNISFCVLTTTQGLQIFILFTARTAIFKKKMSSALKSVSSAGIPLHTRKFSLWRGEHSDKVESYTQQGTDLSFPPWSTQTSS from the exons ATGTATATTTCATGTTTGCATGTTGAAATTTATTTTAATTCGATAGGGAATTTCTGCAATTCAATCATCAAGGGTGGATTCTCCTTCCCAAGAACACCGGTTGGCTGGTTTGCTTATTCAAACGTGTTTTGTGATAAGAAGACAA CTGGTTTACCAAAAGCCTCAGCAAGATGTTTGAATGACACCGGCTCTCCAATGTTTGGTCCTCTTCACATTCTGCAGTGTGAAATAACCCTCAGTGACATTCAAGGAAAT ATCTCTAGCAGTTCAGGTGATTTACTACAGTTAGCCTTCAGTACTCAGATCCTGACCTACCAAAAACATCAGTTGTCAGCTGACAACATCACCACAGCAGCTCAGATTGCTAACACACTGCTTCAGTCTGCAAAAATCACAGAG GACATCGCAGTGGCAGCTATAACTACCATCAGTCAGCTGCTGAATGCCAGTGAGGAGAGTACACAGGAGAGAGACGCTGTCCAgag CCTCACAGAGACCCTGGAGATTTTCTCCCTGGACCAGCACAATAATGTGTCCTTGGTGGTTCAGCCCAACCTGGCAGTCCAGTCTGTCCAAGTACCAAGTGACTCAGTAGGGATCCAGTTTACTGCTCTGACTG GAAGTTCTGGCAATTTTGTGGCCAAAAGAATTCATCTCAACATCAATACCTCTGAACTGATAGCTGACAAAGGAGGTTCTACCGATGTCCAGATTGTTATCAAATTCCCTCCAG ttTTACGTAGTAAAAACACAAACTACTCCATTGGTTTTGTGCTCTACCAAAACGACCAGTTCTTCAGGTCCAAGGCTTTCAGAGCTTCTTCAGGCACCAGCAGAAGGGTCATCTCTGCTAACCTGGGACAAGTGTCTGGGTTACATGTTGAGATGCTCTTCAAGCCCACA GCTGTTCCCAACACCTCCCTCCATGACTTTGCCTGTGTGTCATGGAACTACACGTTGAAAGACTGGAGCACCTTTGGCTGCTCCAAAGTCAACCACTCAGAAGACGGCCTGCGTTGTTTCTGTAATCACACCACTAACTTTGCTGTGCTGATG TCGTTCAGGAGGGATTTTAAATACGCTGAAGCGCTAAACTGGATCACCATATTGGGATGCTCCATGTCCATCATAGGGTTGAGTTTAACAATAACATTCCAGATGGTCACCAG GAAATCACGCAAAACCAACCCAACAGTCCTCTTAGTGAGCGTCTGCGTGTGTCTCCTGAtcttcaccctcctcttcatGTTGGGAGTGGACAACCTTCATAAACAGCTGGACAAACCTGAAATACTCGAGGACAACGTTCTCCCCCCGTCCGACACACACACGGAGCAGGACAGAGGGCCCTGTACTGCAGTGGCAGTCCTGCTGCAGTACTTCCTGTTGGGGACGTTCACCTGGAACACGCTGTTCGCCACACATATCTTCCTGATGATCAGAAACAGCCTGGCCACCAGCCCATCACACTTCACAGCCTATACCATGGCCATCGGATGGG GACTGCCTGCAGTTGTGGTGGCCCTCACCTTAGGAATTAGTTACAGAGTGGATGATCCACTGGGTTACAGGCAGGAGGAATT TTGCTGGCTTGCTGCCCTCGATCCAAAGGGGAACTTTGACTTCAAGCTGCCAATGTTTTGGGGGTTCCTGATACCTGTGGCGTTCATGCTTATGTTCAACACAGTGATGTTGGTATATTTTGCAGTTACAACGTGCAAGACCAACCCACATTTAACTAG TACAAGACACACATCGATGAAGAAGAAGTTCCTCAGTAGCTTCTCTCTGGCTGTGGTGCTCGGTCTCTCCTGGATCCTGGGCTATCTGTTGCTCATTCCACAGAACCAGACCATGTACACCATACTCAACATCTCCTTCTGTGTTCTCACCACCACTCAG GGCTTGCAGATTTTCATTTTGTTCACAGCGAGAACAGCAATTTTCAAGAAAAAGATGTCAAGTGCTTTGAAATCTGTCTCAAGCGCTGGGATCCCTCTTCACACTAGGAAGTTCAGTCTATGGCGAGGCGAGCACAGTGATAAAGTAGAATCATACACACAGCAGGGCACTGATCTGTCATTTCCACCTTGGTCCACACAGACATCTAGCTGA